A window of the Tessaracoccus sp. MC1865 genome harbors these coding sequences:
- the nadB gene encoding L-aspartate oxidase — protein MRARVVVVGTGAAGLSTLLHLAAAGVDTIAVTRAGVTDSATGWAQGGLAAVWNAGDSFEAHIADTLTAGVGLCDETVVRDLVTSAPGSITRLIELGAKFDRTPDGELDLHLEGGHSHRRIIHADGDATGAEIERALWAALSRALEGSSVRILEDTRLVDILTEDGRAVGIRALGDEPFEIRADAVVLATGGIGQLWPVTSNPTVATGDGVAAALRAGATVRDIEFVQFHPTVLADEAATARGVLISEAVRGEGAFLVDSSGRRIMAGVHPLQDLAPRDVVSAAIVAHLSATGEAHAFLDATHFGAATWEAHFPGILALCRERGVDPVTEPIPVHPAAHYSCGGVAATLDGETSVPGLFAVGEVAATGLHGANRLASNSLTEALVMGDRVGRLLAAAPVGPTSHRGVAIERVGVSTEPRLIDPSSTPALRAAMQRHAFVARTADGLAALLRDLGAAPSTDTLTDRSLTATNLHTVAVAIATAALARQESRGAHRRADFPGRAEAHRLLVTLTHGALTCSAEPLPTVERTAA, from the coding sequence ATGCGCGCGCGGGTCGTGGTGGTGGGCACCGGCGCCGCCGGCCTGTCCACGCTGCTCCACCTCGCCGCGGCGGGCGTCGACACCATCGCCGTCACGCGGGCGGGTGTCACTGATTCGGCCACTGGCTGGGCCCAGGGCGGCCTCGCGGCGGTCTGGAACGCGGGCGACTCCTTCGAGGCCCACATCGCCGACACGCTCACCGCCGGGGTCGGCCTCTGCGACGAGACCGTCGTCCGCGACCTGGTCACCTCCGCCCCCGGCTCCATCACCCGGCTCATCGAACTGGGCGCGAAGTTCGACCGCACGCCCGATGGGGAACTGGACCTGCACCTCGAGGGCGGCCACTCCCACCGGCGCATCATCCACGCCGACGGCGACGCCACCGGCGCCGAGATCGAACGCGCGCTCTGGGCGGCGCTGTCGCGCGCGCTGGAGGGCAGTTCCGTCCGCATCCTGGAGGACACCCGGCTCGTCGACATCCTGACCGAGGACGGCCGGGCCGTCGGCATCCGCGCGCTCGGTGACGAACCCTTCGAGATCCGCGCCGACGCCGTCGTGCTCGCCACCGGCGGCATCGGCCAACTGTGGCCCGTCACCTCCAACCCGACGGTGGCCACGGGCGACGGCGTGGCCGCGGCCCTGCGCGCCGGCGCGACCGTGCGCGACATCGAGTTCGTCCAGTTCCATCCCACCGTCCTCGCGGACGAGGCGGCCACCGCCCGCGGGGTGCTGATCAGCGAGGCCGTTCGGGGCGAGGGCGCGTTCCTGGTCGACTCGTCGGGCCGCCGCATCATGGCGGGTGTCCATCCCCTTCAGGACCTGGCTCCCCGCGACGTGGTCTCCGCGGCGATCGTCGCCCACCTCAGCGCCACCGGCGAGGCCCACGCGTTCCTCGACGCCACCCACTTCGGGGCCGCCACGTGGGAGGCGCACTTCCCGGGCATCCTGGCGCTCTGCCGGGAACGGGGCGTCGACCCCGTGACCGAGCCCATCCCCGTGCATCCCGCCGCGCACTACTCGTGTGGCGGGGTCGCGGCCACGCTCGACGGCGAGACCAGCGTGCCGGGGCTCTTCGCTGTCGGGGAGGTCGCCGCCACCGGCCTGCACGGCGCGAACCGCCTGGCGTCCAACTCGCTGACTGAGGCCCTCGTCATGGGCGACCGCGTGGGCCGGCTGCTGGCCGCCGCTCCGGTCGGGCCCACCTCGCACCGCGGAGTTGCGATTGAGCGGGTGGGCGTCAGCACCGAGCCGCGCCTCATCGACCCCTCGTCGACGCCTGCGCTCCGCGCCGCCATGCAGCGCCACGCCTTCGTCGCCCGCACCGCCGACGGCCTGGCCGCACTGCTCCGCGACCTCGGGGCAGCCCCGTCCACCGACACGCTGACCGACCGTTCCCTCACCGCCACCAACCTCCATACGGTCGCTGTGGCGATCGCGACGGCGGCCCTCGCCCGCCAGGAGTCCCGGGGCGCGCACCGCCGCGCCGACTTCCCCGGGCGGGCTGAGGCGCACCGCCTGCTTGTCACCCTCACCCACGGCGCGCTGACCTGCAGCGCCGAGCCCCTCCCCACCGTCGAAAGGACCGCCGCATGA
- the nadC gene encoding carboxylating nicotinate-nucleotide diphosphorylase, whose protein sequence is MTTRQETTTEAQAELQRLVDIALDEDLRYGPDVTTLTTVPAEAQGVAEVVSRETGVISGIDAALVALKTLADRVGSSASAEVVAPDGTHVAPGDVVLRISGPVQTLLTAERTLLNFLGQLSGVATATSRWVEAVADTDAKIRDTRKTVPGLRALQKAAVVDGGGVNHRMALGDAALIKDNHVAAAGSVGAAFRAVQRAAPGIAVEVECDTLEQVREAVEVGAELVLLDNMAPDMMRAAVEICRPAGVKTEASGGLTLESAHAVAATGVDYISIGALTHSPRVLDLGLDLRTTTA, encoded by the coding sequence ATGACCACCCGGCAGGAGACGACCACCGAAGCCCAGGCCGAGCTGCAGCGCCTCGTCGACATCGCCCTCGACGAGGACCTCCGCTACGGGCCGGACGTGACCACCCTCACGACGGTGCCCGCTGAAGCGCAGGGTGTCGCCGAGGTCGTCAGCCGCGAGACGGGCGTCATCTCGGGGATCGACGCCGCCCTCGTCGCGCTCAAGACGCTGGCCGACCGGGTCGGTTCCAGCGCCTCGGCCGAGGTCGTCGCGCCGGACGGCACCCATGTGGCCCCCGGCGACGTGGTGCTGCGCATCTCCGGCCCGGTGCAGACCCTGCTCACGGCCGAGCGCACGCTCCTGAACTTCCTGGGGCAGTTGTCCGGCGTGGCCACCGCGACCTCCCGCTGGGTCGAGGCCGTCGCCGACACCGACGCCAAGATCCGCGACACCCGCAAGACCGTCCCCGGCCTGCGGGCGCTGCAGAAGGCCGCCGTCGTGGACGGCGGGGGCGTCAACCACCGAATGGCGCTCGGCGATGCCGCTCTGATCAAGGACAACCATGTCGCCGCCGCCGGCTCGGTGGGGGCGGCGTTCCGGGCGGTGCAGCGGGCCGCGCCCGGCATCGCCGTCGAGGTGGAGTGCGACACGCTGGAGCAGGTCCGCGAGGCAGTGGAGGTGGGCGCCGAACTCGTCCTCCTCGACAACATGGCCCCCGACATGATGCGTGCTGCCGTGGAGATCTGCCGCCCGGCCGGCGTGAAGACCGAGGCGAGCGGTGGCCTGACATTGGAGTCGGCCCACGCTGTCGCCGCCACGGGCGTCGACTACATCTCCATCGGCGCGCTGACCCACTCGCCCCGCGTCCTGGATCTCGGCCTCGACCTGCGCACCACCACCGCGTAG
- a CDS encoding DUF4031 domain-containing protein, with product MAVLIDPPRWPAHGTVFAHLVSDTSLDELHTFARSAGLPPRAFDHDHYDVPASRYDDLVAQGARPVGEMELIRALSASGLRVRKPQKSPTRAEALAVAHRSWSYLGLPDDLRDELLARWQQPDRHYHDVRHLAHVLMALGDLGCTDPVVILAAWFHDAIYDGVPGQDEEASARLAEDSLAGLLSAEDVAAVGRLIRMTATHSPGDEREATLSDADLSILGQIPGRYHVYVRDVRLDYAHVDDEAWRQGRSQVLRQLLAKDPLFHTELARDLWESQARANLADELRSLSENPPVS from the coding sequence ATGGCAGTCCTGATCGATCCCCCGCGCTGGCCCGCGCACGGCACCGTCTTCGCGCACCTCGTGTCTGACACCTCCCTCGATGAGCTCCACACCTTCGCCCGCTCGGCGGGGCTCCCGCCGCGGGCCTTCGATCACGACCACTACGACGTCCCCGCCTCCCGCTACGACGACCTCGTCGCCCAGGGGGCTCGGCCCGTCGGCGAGATGGAGCTCATCCGGGCACTCAGCGCCAGCGGGCTGCGGGTGCGCAAGCCGCAGAAGTCGCCGACGCGGGCGGAAGCCCTGGCCGTCGCCCACCGGTCGTGGAGCTACCTCGGTCTGCCAGACGACCTGCGCGATGAACTGCTCGCCCGCTGGCAACAGCCGGACCGCCACTACCACGACGTCCGCCATCTGGCCCACGTGCTGATGGCGCTCGGAGACCTTGGCTGCACCGACCCCGTCGTCATCCTCGCCGCCTGGTTCCACGACGCGATCTACGACGGCGTCCCCGGCCAGGACGAGGAAGCCTCTGCCCGGCTGGCGGAGGATTCGCTCGCGGGCCTGCTCAGCGCGGAAGACGTAGCGGCGGTCGGCCGGCTCATCCGCATGACCGCGACGCACTCCCCCGGCGACGAGCGCGAGGCGACTCTCTCTGACGCCGACCTCAGCATCCTCGGCCAGATCCCCGGCCGCTACCACGTCTACGTCCGCGACGTGCGCCTCGATTACGCCCATGTCGACGATGAGGCCTGGCGACAGGGACGCTCCCAGGTGCTGCGCCAACTCCTGGCCAAGGACCCGCTCTTCCACACGGAACTCGCCCGCGACCTCTGGGAAAGCCAGGCCCGCGCCAACCTCGCCGACGAGCTCCGCAGTCTGAGCGAGAACCCACCCGTTTCGTGA
- a CDS encoding O-methyltransferase, giving the protein MVDTPTPEAFDALLAPLAGEDDALIAARTSTEVTRPGIEVSPSMGRLLHILASASGARRVLEFGTLAGYSTIWLARAVGPTGRVVSLELERSNADVARRNFEAAGVSAWVDIMCGPAARSSERLVELQVEPFDLVFIDADKASLPTYLERSIALTRPGALIVIDNVVRGGKVLNPDDDDSRGVRAALTTAGADPRLDVAAIQTVGTKGWDGFAILRRTAS; this is encoded by the coding sequence ATGGTCGACACCCCGACGCCCGAGGCTTTCGATGCCCTCCTCGCACCGCTCGCTGGCGAGGACGACGCCCTCATCGCCGCCCGCACGTCCACCGAGGTGACGCGGCCAGGAATCGAGGTCTCGCCGTCCATGGGCCGCCTCCTCCATATCCTCGCATCCGCCTCCGGCGCCAGGCGGGTCCTGGAGTTCGGCACGCTGGCGGGTTACTCGACGATCTGGCTCGCGCGGGCCGTGGGGCCCACGGGCCGCGTGGTCAGCCTCGAACTCGAGCGCAGCAACGCCGACGTGGCCCGTCGGAACTTCGAGGCGGCTGGGGTCAGCGCCTGGGTGGACATCATGTGTGGCCCTGCGGCGCGCTCGTCGGAGAGGTTGGTCGAGTTGCAGGTCGAGCCGTTCGATCTCGTCTTCATTGACGCGGACAAGGCGTCGCTGCCCACGTATCTGGAGCGCTCGATTGCGCTCACCCGCCCGGGCGCGCTGATCGTGATCGACAACGTCGTGCGGGGCGGCAAAGTGCTCAACCCGGACGACGACGACTCCCGTGGCGTCCGCGCTGCCCTGACCACTGCCGGCGCAGACCCGAGGCTCGACGTCGCGGCCATTCAGACCGTGGGCACCAAGGGCTGGGACGGGTTCGCGATACTCCGCCGCACGGCCTCCTGA
- a CDS encoding ribokinase: MADVVVVGSANVDHVVEIDHRPDGGETILGSDLVFTPGGKGANQAVAAGLVGGRVAFLGCVGTDSTGDLLIGSLAGAGVELAGMSRVEAPTGVAIIMLTPDGENSIIVAPGANRWVTPEFVASHADLLAEATVVVAQLEIPMESVVEAVWHAPNARLVLNAAPARELPAELLAECDPLVVNESEAAFLLGVEPDDGAQLARGLLARGARSAVVTMGGAGAFVAEGSSEPVHIAAAVVEAVDTTGAGDAFVGALAVRLAEGSGLAEAASFAAQVAGVAVTRRGAQASYPRRDEVPPTA; encoded by the coding sequence ATGGCGGATGTGGTCGTGGTGGGGTCGGCGAACGTCGACCATGTCGTCGAGATCGACCACCGGCCCGACGGCGGGGAGACCATCCTCGGCTCAGACCTCGTGTTCACCCCGGGCGGCAAGGGCGCGAACCAGGCGGTAGCCGCCGGTCTGGTGGGCGGTCGGGTGGCGTTCCTCGGCTGCGTCGGCACGGACTCCACCGGGGACCTGCTGATCGGCTCGCTGGCAGGGGCCGGCGTCGAGTTGGCTGGGATGTCGCGGGTGGAGGCGCCCACCGGGGTCGCCATCATCATGTTGACCCCGGACGGCGAGAACTCGATCATCGTGGCGCCCGGCGCCAACCGCTGGGTGACCCCGGAGTTTGTGGCCTCGCACGCGGACCTGCTGGCTGAGGCCACCGTCGTGGTGGCGCAGTTGGAGATCCCGATGGAATCGGTGGTGGAGGCGGTGTGGCACGCGCCGAACGCGCGCCTGGTCCTGAACGCCGCGCCGGCCCGGGAGTTGCCCGCCGAGCTGCTCGCCGAATGTGACCCTTTGGTGGTCAACGAGTCCGAGGCCGCGTTCCTCCTGGGCGTGGAACCCGACGACGGGGCCCAGCTCGCCCGGGGCCTGCTGGCCCGGGGCGCCCGGTCTGCCGTGGTGACGATGGGCGGTGCGGGGGCGTTCGTGGCTGAGGGGTCGTCGGAGCCCGTGCACATCGCGGCCGCCGTGGTGGAGGCGGTGGACACCACCGGCGCCGGCGACGCATTCGTCGGTGCGTTGGCGGTGCGGTTGGCGGAGGGGTCAGGCTTGGCCGAGGCGGCGTCGTTCGCTGCGCAGGTGGCGGGTGTCGCCGTGACGCGACGGGGGGCCCAGGCGTCCTACCCCCGGCGTGACGAGGTGCCGCCGACCGCGTAG